GCACTTCCTCACGGTAGGACTGACTGCCTGGACACTCGGGGGTGACACCGGCCGGCAGCGGGGCCAGGCCGTTCCAGACCGTGCCCGGGCGCCCGATACACCACAGCTCGCCCGGCGCGCGCCCCTGAAGGCCCCACCAGAAGGCGGCGAGCGCGAGGGCCAGCAGAGCGGCGGCGAGCGGCCACCAGCGGGTCAGGGAGGCGCGGGTCATGCTCGTTTTTTACTGCATCCACACGGAGGCCGCCCAGGACTGACGCTGGGCGTTCACATCCCGCCGGCAATCATGGCCGCTCCCTAAAGCTTCCGCAGGGGCCGGAGCTGTTGTTCCCCTGACCAGGACTTGTTATCTTCCGGTCAACTCCGGGGGAGTACGCCGCCCCACCAGGAAAAAGTGGTGGGGAGCGCTTGGTCGTCAGTTCGGGGGTCAAAGACCCACCCGGCCAAGCGCAGTCAAAGGGCCAGACCCGGTAGGAACGCTGCTCTGTTCCTGCCGTGGTCTGGCCCCCGCCGTCTAGAGGGACCGGTCACGTCCGCAGGCAGCGCTCCCTCTCCCGGAGACGCGATGGACTTTTTTGCAAGCGAGTGGCTCGGTAAACCCGCGTGGATGTGGACCCTCTTCCTGGGCCTGGTGACGGCGCTGCTGGCGTTCGACCTCGGGGTGCTGGGACGCCGCCGGGCGCGCAAGGCTGGCGGCGACGAGGAGGCCCAGACGATCTCGGTGGGCAGCAGCCTCAAGCTGAGTGCCTTTTATATCGTGGTGGCGCTGCTGTTCGGCGTGTGGGTGTGGAACACGCTGGGCGCCGAGAGCGGCATGGCGTACATGACCGGCTTCGCGGTAGAAAAGGCGCTCGCCCTCGACAACGTCTTCGTGATCAGCGTCATTTTCGGAGCGCTCGCGATTCCGCGTCACCTGCAACACCGGGTGCTGTTCTGGGGCATTCTCGGCGTGATCGTGCTGCGCGGCATCATGATCGGGCTCGGCGCCGCGCTCGTGACGCAGTTCGACTGGATCATGTGGGTCTTCGGAGCGTTTCTCCTGCTCACGGGCATCAAGCTGCTGTTCACGAAGGGCGGGCACGGTGAGGCGCCGGACCTCGACAAGCACGTCGTCGTGCGCGGCCTGCGCCGGATTATGCCGATCAGCGGCAAGCTCGACGGCCAAAAGTTCCTGACGAAACTGCCGGACGCGGCGGGCAAACTTCGCACGCACGCCACCCCGCTGCTGCTCGCGCTGCTGCTCGTGGAGTTCGCGGACCTGGTGTTCGCGGTGGACAGCATTCCGGCGATCTTCGCCATCACGCAGGACCCCTTCATCGTGTACACGAGCAACATCTTCGCGATCCTGGGGCTGCGCGCGCTGTACTTCGCCCTCGACGCGCTGATTCACCGCTTCTCGGCGCTCAAGCCGGCGCTCGCGCTGGTGCTCGTGTTTATCGGCGGCAAGATTTTCTACAACCAGTTTTTCGGCAAGCTCGATCCGGCGATCAGCCTCAGCGTGACGCTGGCGATCCTGCTCGGAGGCGTGCTCGTCAGCCTGTGGAAGACGCGCCCGGGACAGACCGGGGCCGTACACGAGTAATCCAGCAGAACGACGCGCCCGCGCTTTCCAGACGGAAACAGCGCGGGCGTTCTTTTGCAATCCGATCTTGCGTCTATCCGCAGCGGTTGAAGCGGGCGAGGGCCGCGCGGCCTGCCGGGGTGCCGCCGCCCACCTCACGGCCCCCTAGGCTGAGGAAGTACCATCCCGGAGTTTGGCCGTGCTCGACGACCAGTTCATAGGTGCCGGCGGGCAGGCTGCGCTCCAGGGTGCGGCCTTTGCGGGCCACCACGCCGTGCCCCCGGTAGTCGGCAAACCCGTCACCGGCCTGGACCGCTCCCCAACCCGCCGGGACGAAGGCGGGCGCGTTTTGCGCCGAGAGTCCCTGTCCGATCAGCCACAGCTTGGGCCGGAACGCGGCGTCGCACGGTCCGCCGACAAACACGGCGGCGTCCAGCCGAAAGCCGGCGGGGACGGTCAGCCGGTACCAGTCGAGTCCGGTCCCGCGCGCCTGGGCGGTGATCACCCTCGACACATCCGGCGGCTCGATCACCCACGCCCGCTCGCGCGACGGTGAGCCCGCGTTGAAGTGCGGCTGGTGCGCCAGCGCAGACGACGAGAGCAGGAGCAGGGCCGCCACCCAGGATTTCATGCGCCCAGTGTGACGGCCCTCCAGGGTGAATTCTGTGCCCTACACGCCGAGACCCTAGACCCCCAGATACGCCTTGATGATGTCGGGATCGCCCATCAGGGAGGCGCTGGGGCCTTCTTTGACGAGGCTGCCGAGTTCGAGGACGTAGGCGCGGTCCGTGACCTTGAGCACCTGGCGCACGTTCTGCTCGACGAGCAGCACGGTGAGGCCGAGTTCGCGCAGCGAGCCGATTACGCGCATCACCTCGGCCACGACGAGCGGCGCGAGGCCCAATGAGGGCTCGTCCATCAGCAGCACCTCGGGCTCGCTCATCAGCGCGCGGCCAATCGCCACCATCTGCTGCTCGCCCCCCGAGAGCGCCGCCGCCGCCGTCGTGCGTTTCTCGACGAGGCGCGGGAAGAAGTCGTAGACCTTTTGCAGGTTGGCGGCGCGGTTCGCCTTGGTGCGCGGGAGGTAGGCGCCCATCAAGAGGTTTTCCTCGACCGACATCTGCCCGAAGAGTTGCCGGCCCATCGGCACGTGCGCGACGCCCAGATCGGTGATGCGGTGGGGCGGCACGCCGTTGAGGTTGTGGCCCCGGTACGTCGCGGTGCCGGCGCGTGCCCGCAGCATCCCCGACAGCACGCGCAGGATGGTGCTCTTGCCGCTGCCGTTGCCGCCGACGAGTCCGACGAGTTCACCCTTGTCCACGTGCAGCGAGACGCCGAACACCACCTGCACCTCGCCGTAGGCCACCTCGATATTCGCGGCGTCGAGAACGCGCTCGCCGGGGACGAAGCCGACGCGGTGCGGGGCCGGGCGGATGAGTTCAGTCATGATCGTCTCCCAGGTAGGCGCGGATCACGTCCGGATGTTTCGCGACCGCGTGCGGCTCGCCCTCGGCCAGCAGCTCGCCGAAGGCCATGCAGATCACGTGGTCCGACAGGCTCATAATCACGTGCATGATGTGCTCGACCATCACGATGCCGAGGCCCGAGTGGGCGAGTTCGCGGATGGTGGCGACCATCTCCTGCTGCGCCGGGGGGTTGAGGCCCGCGATGGACTCGTCGAGAAAGAGCATCCGGGGTTCGAGCGCGAGCGCCTTGGCGAGTTCGAGGCGCCGGCGCCGGGCGAGGTTGAGCTGCGACGCCGGCTGCGCGGCCCGGTCCGCGAGGCCCACGCGCTCGAGCACCGCGTAGGCGTGGTCCTCGGCCCCCCGGCCCCGGCGCTTGAGAAAGGCCGCCACCAGCACGTTTTCGAGCACGCTGAGGTCCTCGAAAGGGCGCTCGACCTGAAAGGTGCGGGCCAGGCCCATCCGGGCGCGGGCCTGCGGTTCGAGTCGGGTGATGTCGCGCCCGGCGAAGGTCACGCGGCCCGCACTCGGGCGCACGAAGCCGGTCAGGGCGTTGAACAGCGTGGTCTTGCCGGCGCCGTTCGGCCCGATGAGTCCCAGGATCTCGCCGGGGCGCACCGCGAGCGAGATGTCCTTGACCGCCACCACCCCACCGAAGCGCACGGTGATGCCCTCGGCGCTCAGGAGCGGCGGGCCTTTGGGGGCGTGGACGACCTCGCCGGGGAACTCGGTGAGTTCGGGCAAAGTGGGACCAGACGGGGCCGTCATCGCGCGGTCCCCAGTTTGCGCCCGCCCTTCTGGAAGAGGCCCATCAGGCCGCTCGGGGCAAAGAGCGTGACGGCCAGGATCAGCACGCCGTAGATCAGCAGGTTGGCGTTGGCGAACACGTTGCGGAAGGTCTCGCCGAGCACCGCGAGCAGCACGGCGCCGATCACCGGCCCCTGGATGCTGTTCTTGCCGCCGATGATCGCCATCAGCGCGATCTGGATGCTGATCGGCAGTTCGAGCAGGGTGTGCGGCTCGAAGGCCTGGAGGAAAATCGCGTAGATGCTGCCGCCGAGCGCCATCAGCGCCGCCGAGATCATGAAGGCGACGAGTTTCATGCGCGCCGGATCGATGCCGAGCGCGCGCGCGCCGTCCTCGTCCTCGCGCACCGCTTGCAGCGCGTAGCCCAGGCGCGAGCGCCGGATCAGGTGCGTCACGAGCAGGGTCAGCGCCAGGAAGCCGAAGGCGAGCCAGTATTCCACCCGGCGGTCAAACAGATCAAGGTCGAAGAGTCGGGGCAGCTCCGGCATGAACAGCCCCTCGCTGCCGCCCGTCCACTCGGAGTTGATCGCGACCAGGCGGATCACCAGGGCGACCGCGATGGTGGAGAGCGTGAAGTAGCTGCCGCGCAGCCGAAAGGTCAGCCCGCCCCACACGGCGGCGAGCGCGACGGCGAGCCCCATCCCGATCAGGGCGCCCCACCACGGCGCGACCGGCCCGCCGAAGAAGGCCGGCACCCGCTCGGGGGTGGCGAGCAGCGTCATGGTGTAGGCGCCGACGCCCAGCAGCGCGGCGTGCCCCAGGCTCTTTTGCCCGGCCCAGCCGCCCAGCACGTTCCAGCTCATCGCGAAGCCGGCAAACAGCAGCGTGGAGACCCCGAAATTCATGGTCTTGCCAAACACGAAGGGATACAGGGCGGCGACGGCGAGAATCGCCCCCGTCAGCCACACGTTGCCGAAGGTCAGCGCGCGGGGGCGCGCGGCAGGCGCGGGCGTCGTGACGGCGCTCACGGGCGGCCCCCGGCGGCGCGTGGGGTGGAGTGTCTCGTCATACCCGTTTCACCGTCTTTCCAAAGAGCCCCTCGGGGCGCAGCAGCAGCACGAGCAGGAAGGCGACCAGGCCGTAAGCGTCGCGGTAGTTGTTGCTCACGTAAAAGGCCCCCAGCGACTCGATCACCCCGAGCACCAGCCCGCCGACGACCGCGCCAGGCAGGTTGCCCAGGCCGCCGAGCACCGTCACGATGAACGCCTTGTTGGTGTAGTTCTCGCCGACGGTGGGAAAGGCGTAGAGGAGCGGCATCAGCAGCACGCCCGCGACAGCGGCGAAGGCCACCCCGAGCCCGAAGACAATCGCCTGGATGTTGCTCGTCTGGACGCCCTGAAGCTCGGCGCCGAGCGGGTTTTGCGCGGTGGCGCGGATCGCGCGCCCGAGTTCGGTGCGGTAGAGCAGCAGGTTCAGGCCCGTGATCGCGGCGACGGTGCCGAGCCCCGCGACGAGCAGCGGCAGGCTGATCTGGATGCCGCCGAGCTGAAAGGTGCGGGTGGCGTACTCCACGTTGATGTTCTGCGGCTGCGCGCCGAAGGTCAGCAGCAGCGTGTTGGAGATGATCAGGCCGATGCCGAGTGTGGCGAGCATGCTGCCTTCCTGCTGGCGCTCACCGAGGCGCGAGAGCACCAGGCGCTGGAGGACGTAGCCGAGCGCAAAACCCGCCGGGGCCGCCACGAGCAGGCTGAAGTAGGGATCGAGGTTGAAGGTGCGGAACAGCGCCAGCGTGATGAACATTCCGATGGCGAGAAAGTCCCCGTGGGCGAAGTTGATGACGCGCATCACCCCGAAGATCAGGCTCAGGCCGGTGCCGATCAGGGCGTAGAGGCCCCCGGTCAGGAGGCCCTGCGCGACGGTCTGCACGAGGGCGGTGAGTTGGGCTGGGTCCATGCAGGCTCCTGGAAAGGGGGGCAGCGCCGCTCAGCGCCGGGGCAGCACGAGCTTGCCGGTGGCGGCGCTCGCCGGGGCGATGGTCACGAAGCGGCCCTTTTGCACCTGGGTGATCAGGCCGACCACGCTGTTCTGGTTCTGGTAGCCGCCAAAATTCCGGAAGCTGACCGGGCCGAAGGCGGTGCTCAGTTTGCTGGTGGTCAGGGCGGCGCGGACCTTTTCCGGGTCCATGCTCCCCGCGCGGCGAATCGCGTCGGCGGCGGCGAGCATGGCCGCGTAGCTCTGGGCGGCGTGCTGCGAGGGCTCCTCACCGCCGAGCGCGGCTTTCAGGCGGGTGTTCAGGCTCTGGGCGCCGGGGTAGCGCACGTCGGCGTTCCAGACCATCGTGACGAGAAAGTTCTCGGCGCTGCTGCCCGCGCCCTTCAGGAAGTCGGGGAGCGCAAACCCGGTGGCGATCCCGGCGATGATTTTCGGCGCCAGACCGGTCTCCTTCACCTGCTTGGCGAGGGCGACGGCGTCCTGCTCGTAGCTCGCGAAAATCACCACGTCGGGGTTCAGGGATTTGTAGCGGTTGAGAATGGGCCGGAAGTCGGTCAGGCCCTGGTCGTAGGTGTCGCGCCCGACGATCTGGAAGCCGCTGCCGGGCAGCAGCCGGGTCACGTCGTTCATCACGCTCTTGCCGAAGGCGTCGTTGCTGGTGAGGACGGCCACGGTCTTCAGCCCCGGCATCCGCCCGAGCTGCGTGATCAGGCTGCGGGTGTACACCGACGACTGGTTGTTGACCCGGAAGGTGTAGGCGTTGCCGGGTTTGGTGATCGTCTCGTCCACCGCCGTCGCCACGAGCAGCGGCACCTTGACGCGCGCGAGGTACTGCGAGAGCGGCTTGGTGATGCCCGAGGAATACGCCCCGATCACGAGGGGAACCCTCTGGTTCACGAGCCGCTCGGCGGCGTTCAGGGCCTTGTTGGTGTCGCTGGCGTCGTCTTCGAGCAGCAGTTCGAGCCTCTGGCCGTTCACGCCGCCCCGGGCGTTGATCTCGTCGAGCGCCACCTTGAAGCCCGCGCGCTGCATCTGCCCGAAGCTCGCGAAGCGGCCCGACAGGCTGGTGACAGCGCCAATCTTGATGGTGCCTTGGGCCGACGCGGCGCCGGCGGCGAGGAGGGCGAGGGCGCCCAGCAGGATGGAGGTTCTGTTCATCGGATCTCCTGGAAAGGGGCAGAGAAGCCGTGGCCCGCCTCTCCCCCGCTCCCGCTCAGCGCTCGAACTTGATGGCCCTCGGGACGACGGACTTGGGATACACCGGCACGAACTGCCCGCCCTGCACCTGCTGGGCCACCATCGCGAGCGGGTTCTGATTCTTGAAGCCGTCGAAGTCCTTGAACTGGATGGGGCCGAAGGCGGTCTGCATGTTCAGGCTGTTGAGCGCCGCCTTGACTTTCTCGCGGTCGGTGCTGCCGGCGCGGCGGATGGCCTCGGCGGCCACGATCACGCCGGCGTAGGCCTGGGCGGCGTGGTAGCTCGGGTCGTTGCCGCCGAGAGCCTTCTTGAGGTCCACGTTGAGTTTCTGCACGCCCGCGTACCGGAGCTGCGGAATCCAGGCGGTGGCGGTCACGACGTTGTTGGCGGCGCTGCCGGCGTCCTTGACGAACTCGGGCAGGGCGAAGCCGGCGGCGCCCCCGGCAAACAGGCGGGGCTTGACGCCCACCTCGCGCGCCTGACGCATCAGCGCGACGCTGTCCTCGGCGTAGGAGACCATCAGCAGGCCGTCGGGGTTTTTCGCCTTGATGCGGTTGAGGACCGGGCGGAAGTCGGTCAGGCCCTTGTCGTAGCGCTGGTCTTCGAGCACCGTGATGCCGTAGTCCTTGGCGATACGCCCCGCCGCGTCGGCGACGCTCTTTTCAAAGGCGCCGGTGCCGGCGATGATCGCCATACTTTTGAATTTGTTGGCCCGGAAGATGTCGAGAATCACCCGCGCGTACTCGGTGGCCGGCTGGTTGAGGCGGAAGATGTAGTCGTTGCCGGGCTTGGTGATGTCATCGCCCGAACTCGTGATCACCAGGTTGGGCACTTTCTGGCGGGCGAGGTACTGCGCCTGCGCCTTGACGAGGCTGCTCGAGTATTCGTTGAGCACGATGGGCACGCCGGCGTTCACGAGCCTCTCGGCGGCGGCGAGGCCCTTGTTCACGTCGCTGGCATTGTCCTCGATGATCAGCTCGATCTTGCGCCCTCCGATGCCGCCTTTACGGTTGACCTCCTCCACGCCGACCTTGAAGCCGGCGACCTGCATCTTGCCGAACTCGGCGAAGCGCCCGGTAACCGACGTGATCGCGCCGATCTTGATGGTGCCCTGCGCGGCGGCGCTGGCGGCGAGGGCGAAGGCGGACAGCAGCAGTGCTTTTCTCATGGTGGGGCTCCTTGGTCTTGGCCGCTGGGGCGCGGCCCGTGGGGATTGAAGGGGAAGCGGACTTCAGTGACTCTGGCCGCTGCGGACGGCCTGCGCCACCCGCGTCAGGTGCGCGCGCATGGCGGCTTCGGCCCGGGGGCCGTCGCGCTGACGCAGCGCGGCCTCGATCTCGCGGTGTTCCTCGTGCGCCTGGGTGAGGTGGGGAACGGTGCCAACGTGGTAGAGCCAGCCTAGGCGCATCTCCCGGGCGAGCAGCTCGGCCTGGCGGATCAGGCGGGCATTGCCGCAGCGCTGCACGATCAGCTCGTGAAAGCGGTAGTCGAGGTCGCGGAACACCCGCGCCTCCCCGAGTGCGGCGGCCCCCTGGGCGTCGAGCACGCCGCGCAGCGCCACGAGGTCGGTCTTCGTCATCCGCTCGGCACTCAGGCGGGCGGCGAGGCCGTCGAGCACGGCACGCACCTCGTAGAGTTCGAGGAGGTCGCCGAGTTCGAGGCGGGCCACTTCTGCGCCCCGGCGGTGGTGCTCCACGGCCAGCCCCTCCCCCACGAGCAGCAGCACCGCCTCGCGCACCGGCGAGCGGCTGACCCCGAACTGCCGGGCGAGTTCCGGCACGCTCAGGCGGGTGCCGGGCGCGAGCTGTCCGTCGAGGATCGCGCGGCGCAGCGCCTCCCGCACGGCGTCCACCACACGGGGACTGGCAATGGGTGACAGCACATGGACCCACCTTCGCCGCCCCAGGGAGCGGACTTAAGCATTTCTTGAGATTTACAAAGTGTTACATGTAACCGGCAGTTTTGCAAGGGTGTTCCTGTTCGGCGCCGCTTCCCACAGCCGGAGGCGGTTCATCCCAGGCGAGACCCCCTTTTGAAGAAGGGTTCGCCCGCGCCGAGGAGGGGGATGGGTCGGCTTTCACGCGGCACGGCCCTACACCCGCTCGATGATCGTCGCCGTCGCCATGCCGTGCCCGATGCACATCGTCTGGAGGCCGAGGGTGCCGCCGGTCGCCTCCAGGCCCGCGAGCATCTTGGCCGTGAGGCCCGCGCCGCTCGCGCCGAGGGGATGGCCGTGGGCGATGGCGCCGCCCCAGGGGTTGACCCTATTCAGGTCGGCGCCGAGTTCTTTGGCCCAGGCGAGGACCACGCTGGCGAACGCCTCGTTGACCTCGATCCAGTCGAGGTCGCCCAGGGTCAGGCCGGCTTTGGCGAGCGCCTTGCGGGTCGCCGGAATCACGCCCATCAGTTGCAGGGTGGGGTCGTCGCCCACCGCCACCCGGGCGCGGAAGCGGGCGCGCGGGCGCAGGCCGTCGGCGAGGGCGGCCTCGCGGTCCCCGACGAGCACGGCGGCGGCGCCGTCGCTGATCTGACTCGCGTTGGCGGCGGTGACCACGCCGTCTTCCCGGAAGGCCGGTTTCAGGCCCGCCATCTTCGCCGGGTCGAGTTGAGCGCGCACGCCCTCGTCGGCCTCCAGGGTGAGGAGCTGGCCCTGGGCGTCCAGGCCCGGCGCGGGAAGGAGTTCGGCGTGCTGCGCCCGGCTCGCGGCGGCGCGGCGGTGGCTCTCGGCGGCGAAAGCGTCGAGGTCGGCGCGGCTCAGGCCCCACCTCTGCGCGATGCGCTCGGCGCTCTCGCCCTGGTGGATCAGGTCGACTTTGGCGAGCAGGTCGGGGTTGAGGCGCTCGAAGCCGCCGCCAATGTCGCTGAACATCGGCACGCGGCTCATGGACTCGACGCCGCAGCCGATCGCGTAAGTCTGGTCGCCCGCGTCGATGCCCTGCGAGGCGAAGTGAATCGCCTGCTGCCCGCTGCCGCACATCCGGTTGAGGCTGACGGCGGGCACCTCTACCGGCAGCCCCGCCAGCAGCACGGCGAGCCGGCCCACGTTGGCACCTTGCTCGCCGGCCTGGGTGACGGCGCCGGTGACCACGTCCTCGACTTTGGCCGGGTCGAGTCCCGCGCGTCCGAGGAGGCCCCCTAAGGCAAAGGCGAGCAGCGCGTCGGGGCGAGTCTCGCGGTAGGCGCCGCCGCGCTTGGCGTAGGGGGTGCGGACCGCTTCGAGAATCACAGCGTCTTTCATGCGGCTCCTTAGGATTTCAGCCTTCCGACGCCGTGCCGGAGAAGCGTTCGCGCAGTTCGCGTTTGAGGATCTTGCCGGCGGTGTTACGCGG
The genomic region above belongs to Deinococcus reticulitermitis and contains:
- a CDS encoding branched-chain amino acid ABC transporter permease, whose amino-acid sequence is MSAVTTPAPAARPRALTFGNVWLTGAILAVAALYPFVFGKTMNFGVSTLLFAGFAMSWNVLGGWAGQKSLGHAALLGVGAYTMTLLATPERVPAFFGGPVAPWWGALIGMGLAVALAAVWGGLTFRLRGSYFTLSTIAVALVIRLVAINSEWTGGSEGLFMPELPRLFDLDLFDRRVEYWLAFGFLALTLLVTHLIRRSRLGYALQAVREDEDGARALGIDPARMKLVAFMISAALMALGGSIYAIFLQAFEPHTLLELPISIQIALMAIIGGKNSIQGPVIGAVLLAVLGETFRNVFANANLLIYGVLILAVTLFAPSGLMGLFQKGGRKLGTAR
- a CDS encoding GntR family transcriptional regulator, whose amino-acid sequence is MLSPIASPRVVDAVREALRRAILDGQLAPGTRLSVPELARQFGVSRSPVREAVLLLVGEGLAVEHHRRGAEVARLELGDLLELYEVRAVLDGLAARLSAERMTKTDLVALRGVLDAQGAAALGEARVFRDLDYRFHELIVQRCGNARLIRQAELLAREMRLGWLYHVGTVPHLTQAHEEHREIEAALRQRDGPRAEAAMRAHLTRVAQAVRSGQSH
- a CDS encoding ABC transporter substrate-binding protein, giving the protein MNRTSILLGALALLAAGAASAQGTIKIGAVTSLSGRFASFGQMQRAGFKVALDEINARGGVNGQRLELLLEDDASDTNKALNAAERLVNQRVPLVIGAYSSGITKPLSQYLARVKVPLLVATAVDETITKPGNAYTFRVNNQSSVYTRSLITQLGRMPGLKTVAVLTSNDAFGKSVMNDVTRLLPGSGFQIVGRDTYDQGLTDFRPILNRYKSLNPDVVIFASYEQDAVALAKQVKETGLAPKIIAGIATGFALPDFLKGAGSSAENFLVTMVWNADVRYPGAQSLNTRLKAALGGEEPSQHAAQSYAAMLAAADAIRRAGSMDPEKVRAALTTSKLSTAFGPVSFRNFGGYQNQNSVVGLITQVQKGRFVTIAPASAATGKLVLPRR
- a CDS encoding ABC transporter ATP-binding protein, producing the protein MTELIRPAPHRVGFVPGERVLDAANIEVAYGEVQVVFGVSLHVDKGELVGLVGGNGSGKSTILRVLSGMLRARAGTATYRGHNLNGVPPHRITDLGVAHVPMGRQLFGQMSVEENLLMGAYLPRTKANRAANLQKVYDFFPRLVEKRTTAAAALSGGEQQMVAIGRALMSEPEVLLMDEPSLGLAPLVVAEVMRVIGSLRELGLTVLLVEQNVRQVLKVTDRAYVLELGSLVKEGPSASLMGDPDIIKAYLGV
- a CDS encoding ABC transporter substrate-binding protein yields the protein MRKALLLSAFALAASAAAQGTIKIGAITSVTGRFAEFGKMQVAGFKVGVEEVNRKGGIGGRKIELIIEDNASDVNKGLAAAERLVNAGVPIVLNEYSSSLVKAQAQYLARQKVPNLVITSSGDDITKPGNDYIFRLNQPATEYARVILDIFRANKFKSMAIIAGTGAFEKSVADAAGRIAKDYGITVLEDQRYDKGLTDFRPVLNRIKAKNPDGLLMVSYAEDSVALMRQAREVGVKPRLFAGGAAGFALPEFVKDAGSAANNVVTATAWIPQLRYAGVQKLNVDLKKALGGNDPSYHAAQAYAGVIVAAEAIRRAGSTDREKVKAALNSLNMQTAFGPIQFKDFDGFKNQNPLAMVAQQVQGGQFVPVYPKSVVPRAIKFER
- a CDS encoding ABC transporter ATP-binding protein — protein: MTAPSGPTLPELTEFPGEVVHAPKGPPLLSAEGITVRFGGVVAVKDISLAVRPGEILGLIGPNGAGKTTLFNALTGFVRPSAGRVTFAGRDITRLEPQARARMGLARTFQVERPFEDLSVLENVLVAAFLKRRGRGAEDHAYAVLERVGLADRAAQPASQLNLARRRRLELAKALALEPRMLFLDESIAGLNPPAQQEMVATIRELAHSGLGIVMVEHIMHVIMSLSDHVICMAFGELLAEGEPHAVAKHPDVIRAYLGDDHD
- a CDS encoding branched-chain amino acid ABC transporter permease; translation: MDPAQLTALVQTVAQGLLTGGLYALIGTGLSLIFGVMRVINFAHGDFLAIGMFITLALFRTFNLDPYFSLLVAAPAGFALGYVLQRLVLSRLGERQQEGSMLATLGIGLIISNTLLLTFGAQPQNINVEYATRTFQLGGIQISLPLLVAGLGTVAAITGLNLLLYRTELGRAIRATAQNPLGAELQGVQTSNIQAIVFGLGVAFAAVAGVLLMPLLYAFPTVGENYTNKAFIVTVLGGLGNLPGAVVGGLVLGVIESLGAFYVSNNYRDAYGLVAFLLVLLLRPEGLFGKTVKRV
- a CDS encoding thiolase family protein, whose amino-acid sequence is MKDAVILEAVRTPYAKRGGAYRETRPDALLAFALGGLLGRAGLDPAKVEDVVTGAVTQAGEQGANVGRLAVLLAGLPVEVPAVSLNRMCGSGQQAIHFASQGIDAGDQTYAIGCGVESMSRVPMFSDIGGGFERLNPDLLAKVDLIHQGESAERIAQRWGLSRADLDAFAAESHRRAAASRAQHAELLPAPGLDAQGQLLTLEADEGVRAQLDPAKMAGLKPAFREDGVVTAANASQISDGAAAVLVGDREAALADGLRPRARFRARVAVGDDPTLQLMGVIPATRKALAKAGLTLGDLDWIEVNEAFASVVLAWAKELGADLNRVNPWGGAIAHGHPLGASGAGLTAKMLAGLEATGGTLGLQTMCIGHGMATATIIERV
- a CDS encoding TerC family protein — protein: MDFFASEWLGKPAWMWTLFLGLVTALLAFDLGVLGRRRARKAGGDEEAQTISVGSSLKLSAFYIVVALLFGVWVWNTLGAESGMAYMTGFAVEKALALDNVFVISVIFGALAIPRHLQHRVLFWGILGVIVLRGIMIGLGAALVTQFDWIMWVFGAFLLLTGIKLLFTKGGHGEAPDLDKHVVVRGLRRIMPISGKLDGQKFLTKLPDAAGKLRTHATPLLLALLLVEFADLVFAVDSIPAIFAITQDPFIVYTSNIFAILGLRALYFALDALIHRFSALKPALALVLVFIGGKIFYNQFFGKLDPAISLSVTLAILLGGVLVSLWKTRPGQTGAVHE